The sequence below is a genomic window from Cicer arietinum cultivar CDC Frontier isolate Library 1 chromosome 6, Cicar.CDCFrontier_v2.0, whole genome shotgun sequence.
TAATTCCTATTCCTGAACCTTTGAATGCACTTAGGACTTTAGGATCAAAATCATAGATTTTTGTGTTCTTGATTTTTGCAGCTTTGAGTAATGTAACTACACTTTCAGGGGAAGGTAGATTATCAGCTATTCTACCATAGTTCACTCCATATGTTCCAGTAAATGCTTTGTTACCTAAAACTGCACCATAGAAAAATTTCAAagctaaaattataaattttcatgTCATGCAAAGCAATGCATAAAAATGACATTAAAGAATTTTTGAACAATCTACTACTTTAGTCTTGTAGGGTCAAATAATTTAGtgcctaaaaaaattaataaaattctaaaataatatttaaaaattattgatcataataatcttttaaaaacaaatttaacgACTAAATTGACTGATTTTAAATGACCAATATGATcataatattattgttttagGATCTTGTTTATGGATTCGGATTGTATGAAATCACAACTGCAAGTTGTCATTCAATCGGTGTATTTGTGATACTCACGAATAAGATAAGCTTTCCATATTTTAAGctcatattttagattttaataaaaataataaaatctatttaaaattttgactttTTGATCTTAACTGACCACCACAAATATACCAATTGTATGGATGTATAGAGTCAAATCTAGAATACAATCCAGATCCCACGGAAAAACATAAGCTAACTTTACTATAaacttaagtaaaaaaaataaacattttaatatcTTAGAGTTTTGTTGGATATAATACCGATATTCAATCATTTAATGTCACTATCTTTGAGATACCGATACTCAACAAAACTCCTACgtaagaattttaaaataaaaaataaaaaataaaaacttaaacaaAATACACTATGTAAACATAAATGCTTTTTACtcaatgtaaaaaataaatgttgaaCATGCATCTGTCCATAGTATTATCATTAAAATGTCTATTATCATTAAAATGTCTATTAATTGCAAATAAGTAAACATTTAATATGAAACATCAAAgccaattttaataataaagatcAATAAAATACACACCTTGAGAAAATGTTATTGATAAAATGAGAAGCGAAAGAAAGAATGAACACTTGAAAGAGAAAACCATTTGTTGTTGAACTCTAAGCATACTAAGAAAATGAGAGGACTCCACTTGTGGAAACTATGATGGTGCACCCTTGTATTATGTAATTCAATAAAGTTAACTTCATTGGCTAAGAAAACTTTTTCTCTTGTCATAATCTAACTAAAGATTCTTAGCTTTTCTTCAAAAGATGATAGATTGTTAACATGATTTGAATAAGATTCTTAGTcttaaaccaaaaaataagattgcaattTTAACAAAGGGTGTTTTCAACATCTTAGAATAGATTCTTACTTTCAATTACCCTTTAACTCCTTCTTAAAGTATACCTTTTTATTATATACTTTTCAAGCTTGATTTTCAACCTTTTCACTAAGCTAAACATCAAGGATATTTTAATGGGTTATCAATACCTTTCGTAGAATCATGGGTGAAAGGGAATTCCGTACCTTGATATCACAGGACATGAAGAACAATTTAAACACATTATcacataaaataaaagcaaaaactAGTATATTTACAAAGAATAAAATTACATTTGAAccataattttatgattaaaaatgatatggttgaaatataattttagtctagataaatatattattttaataaaaaaatatttttttttaatctatgtaaatatataacttttagttttagttttttttaattttatttaaattcttgcaaaatttatttattatgaattaattttgcaagaattaaaacaaaacactaagaacaaaaactaatatatttgcaaggactatataaaaaaaaaatagtatacagacaaaaataaaaaatagtatatttgttgaatttaaaataattaaattttttttttcataatttataggggaaattaaaaaataaaatattcatttactAATTTTCTCAACAAATAACGTTACACTTCTTCATTAAAGAACGTGGTTAAAATAATTATGACATTTCCGAAAAAGATGAGTTGAACGTCAAATATATGGAATTTTCTAGGGGCACAAGTATGAAATTTGTGAATGAATCATTTAAAGTATTCAATTGAGGATCTGGCCCATCCCATGAACCTGTCCTGACATGTAAGTAATAAGTTAGGTTTGAttcagtcaaaaaaaaaaatattaagaataaGACAaggacaaataaaaaaatattgagttcataggaatttttattttaatattttttttatcaaactgttacactataaaaaataatattaaaatatcgtGTTTTTGAATTCTAACAATTGATCGTAAGATTGATATGTTGAAGGAAATTTTTTACGAAATTTAATAGAAGGTCGTATTTCTATATCGAGtctagttatttttttttcttcttatttttgtaaataaaaaattatttatttaataaaataaaaaatattttaatatttttaaaaaaatattattaacaaattaaaataaaatacattaaattgaagaaaaaaaatatagttgacTAAATAATATGTTGtatttaacaactctctcctattttgtagataattttaaattattttaacaattgtcTCCTGTTTGTAgataaatcaacaatttaattatattttgggaACAACTCTTTCCTATTTTTTCTtcgaatcaaataaataaaaataataataataaaatatattatattaataaaataaaattaattaaattaaaaaaaataccacaaattaaaaaaaaaattcatagtaTGGCAGTTTggtacaaaataaatatttcatagtATGGTAGTTtggtacaaaataaaaaataaaaataaaaataaaggatatTAGaccaaaaattccaaattcattgTAATCATTAAATTATTCGTCATATCTCAAATTactttaaagataaaaaataataataattattattattattattattattattattattattattattattattattattattatttattcactCTTTCTAAAAAGCATTAGATACTAACTAACTTATGATTGTCGgccttttattttctatttcttctccaacattgAACGAATTTCTTTGATTATATAGGAAGGTTGTCTAAGACAATGTTATGAGTTAATTAAGTTATTTGacaatttgttttgaaatttattcatctttatttcatctcatttttattaaatctataATTCATCGAATTTGATGGAATTAAAAAACAGATTTTATCTAAAAATTAGTTCAATTAAATGTTATGACCGAATAAATGACACACTAAACTGATCATTTATACACCACTAATATTAGTTCAATCAAAGTTCCAACTCAATTTTGTGCTACTTTAGAAAAACTTAGATTCTCATTCTTTAATGTGCTCGAGTACTTTATATCGAATGCAGCTCAAAAACATACTTCTTTCTCCAAACAAgtaataaaaacacaaaataacCAAATGAGTCAATAAATCCaagaaattcaaattcaaatgttttatattgttcacataaatttggAACAAACATCTCCAATCTACACTAAGATCTGCACTATGGAAAACCAAAAGATCTAATCTATGAGGCATACAAGTTTAATCTCCTAGATACATCCATATGTTAAAACAGAATACAAGACATTCACAATGTCACAAAATAACTAAAACATCtttaataacattaaaaaaattaagggcACTAAGTAATATTAATAAAGTACATATCAGCAGCATGCACTAAGAGTTGATTAATACtaatatagtattaattaatactacttCATTGTGCACTGCTCCAAATAACACTTTCATTGTCAACCATTTTCTTTACTTGCTCCTCACCTTGAATGGTTTCTTTTTCATCACTTGCTGAAATTTCGGTCTTACCGTTAATATCTTCAACATCAAGACTCGCTTTCTCAGCTCCTTCGTTAATTTCGGTCTTACCGTTAATATCTTCAACATCGAGACTCGCTTTCTCAGCTCCTTCGTTAATTTCGGTCTTACTGTTAATATCTTCAACATCGAGACTCGCTTTCTCAGCTCCTTCATTAATTTCAGTCTTACTGTTAATATCTTCAACATCGAGACTCGCTTTCTCAGCTCCTTCGTTAATTTCGGTCTTACCGTTAATATCTTCAACATCGAGACTCACTTTCTCAGCTCCTTCGTTTTCCACAGCGTCGATTTTTTCCTGCTTATTACTGTCAATTGTACCATTTTCCTTTTCTGATTCAACCGGTGCCTCCTCTTGCGGTTTTTCAACCACCACAGCAATCAAAGCTTCCTCGACAAGTTGCTCTCCTTGTTCCACCTTTGATGTTTCTTCCACTTGAGGCTTCTCGGAAGTCACATTTTCACCTTCCACGTTACTTTGCTTAATTTCCTCAGCATCGGTCTTTGTTTTATCATTGTCGTTGTTGTTGTCAGTGTCATTGGGATCGGCCACAGAAGACTTTGCCTTGTTTTCCGCTGAAGGCGATTGATCGGTTTCAGTTTCCTTGCCATCCTTCTTTGAACCAGATGATTTTCGGCTACGTTTCTTAGGAGGCTCAGTTTCTGCCGGCGGAGGAGTTGATTTGACCTTCTCGCTAATCCTTGCTGACCGCCTCGGGGTTTCACCGGTTCCCCAATCAAACTCTGATATGTTGGGATTCCCGGGATGTACTTTCAGGTACTGCTCCAATTGTTTTTTGGAACTTATCTCTTCTCCAGTTGGAGCAACGAATACAATCTCGCTTTTTCTTGGTGTTCCTACTTTCTTAGGGAAGAACTGCATAGTACAAATACAAATGCACTAAAAAACGATTCCGATACATCATACAACTAAAAGGAATCAAGTAAAATTTGTTAGCAATAACCAAATTCCTAATTGATTTCAGATTGAATACGTTTTTAGTGTCTGACACGGATACAACACTGACACGTGTAATTACAATCAATTACTTCcactttttcaaattattattagtatcGATATGTCAGTGTCGTGTCTGATGTTTGTGGTTGTACTTCATAGGCCTAGAGTAATTCAGATAATGTTCTTTACCAATGGATAATTTTCACCAAAAATATGACTTTCCGAATCCAAAGCATTAATTCACAACTTGATCTTAGAATAAATCAATCAATACTATCAGTTGCCAGTGATATTTTCCCCCAAATCTAAGCGATTTTCTACATCATCAATTAATTAACTTAGGTAGTTGCAATTCAGAATCCAGTAGGGATAAAATAGAGTGCAAAGAAAGGAAAATCTACAAAATCATAATAAGCTTAATATGGAAAGGTACCGGAATGGAACAGAATCTTGCACCAAAATTTTCTGAATCACATAGGACACTGAAAAAACTGAAAGACAGAACACTTTGATATTAAAAGCTAAGACACTGTCTTCCTCTAGACaacataaaaaaatctaaagaaCAAGCAACAGACCACAAATGGAAACTTGACACCTATGAAACATTGACAGAGACGCGTCTAAATAGCTTGGCCCTTTATCCTCTCACCAAAACCGTTAAGCCAGCCTTTTGAGAAGACTTTGGAGGGTTAagtctaaattttaatatatatttgattttttttttattaaaagaacaacatgataaatgaaaatataatatcatgttattcttttaaatttatttaaatatcaaaatatagatttaaCCCTTCAGAAACTAACAAACAGACACACCCTTAGGTTTTTATATTGGGTCATCACGGTAACTTATAAACATGTGATCAGATTGGACATCAGGAATGTGACCCGAGTGGCTCTATAGATTTTTATATTAGGCCTAATTCATCATCACAAAACCGACGTGTAAGGCGAGGACAACCTCTACTTATAAACACATACTCAAACCTTATTTCATCCATTGTGGGACTCTTTAACAATTTAGCCCATTTCTATCCAATGTGGAAACTTTTACCAATGGGTATAAAAAAAGTACAACAAAATTTAGCTGGGAAACTAGCTAATTGGTATAGAAATTGTATTAGCTCTAGGACCACCAATTTGTTTTgttgcaaaaaataaattattaaaaaaaaacaagggACATTATAATAAGGTAAGCCCTTTCAAAAAAAAACCTAGAAACAAAATCTATCCCCAAATTCTACAAGCCCTTTTAGGAAAACCCTAGAAACAAAATCCAGTACTAAATTCTTCCTAACAtttcactacaaaaaaaaattaattaactaataaaaaagaaaagtaaaagaaaatccAGAATCcagttaataaatttaaagaatttcaGACAATTAAAGTGAGAATCAAGTCAAAGTAACAAACATATCTTCCTTAAAAAAACatagcaacaacaacaataatattcctaaaaacaacaacaataataataatataataaccGTAACAatgaaaaaaaggaaaaaaaattgaattgcataaaaatgaaataaatatatatttataaataaataaaaaatggaggATGAGGAAGAGAGAAAGAGACCAGTTTCTTCCAAGAAGGAGGAGCTGAAAGCTCAACCGACAAGACTTCATCTTTGGCATCAGTTTGAGTATCGTTCTCCATTTGCAATTGCACCGACAACAACTATTGTGTTGTGCGTGAGAATGAAGTGTAAAATTGCAGGACAAGAAACGAGAGTGCAAAAACCGTGCGTACACTACTATTGTAGCTAGCTACAAATTAGGATATGGTTTGgttctttttttctctctctctctctcaaactgttactaaatttaatttggGATCCGGGGTTTGATAATCTCACCTACTGTTCGTTTCTGAACATTTGGAAACGTCCAATCAGATATCGCTATTTGTACTCTAGAAACGTCACTTCAATCAGTTTTTTAGTCTtaccattattttttttattaaaaaattaacaacaaaactAACTGTGCACAccagaaaatatttaatctaacAACGTTTTTACATTGCTAATTGAGTCATACTTTATAGTCAATTCAATTAtaattaggtttttttatttaaatattctttttttttaatcactaaaatatctatatttaaaaatatatcaaaatatcataatattttCAAGAGATCCCATCTCCAGTTTGcaactagaaaaaaaaaattgatgcagTAATAGCAGGTTGCATGCGATGCAAACATGTAAaaggttttaaattttttttttctttattttaataattgaataatttttactttaataatttaaaaataatataaatatttaaaaacaaaattttattaattaaattaaataaaatatattaaattaaaaaaaaacatagggatgagtagatgtgtcaaaacaatgatatattattttaacaactatctcctattttgtagataaatttatattattttaacaactcacTCTTATTTTGCAAAATTagcaacttaattatattttgttaacaactttcttctattttttatccgaatctaataaataaaaattaataaaaaataattattattattattattattattaaaaataataataaattatattaataacatcgAACAAActacattaaattgaagaaaaaaaatacatcaaaattaatgcagttgaatagatgtgtcaaaataaatagCAAACTACAATAAAttgaagaggaaaaaaaatacatcaaaattaatgtgGTTGAATAGATGTgccaaaataaattatgtgctatattattttatcaacttaattttaatttgttaacaaTTCTCTCCTATTTTTCAGATAAATTAgctacttaattttattttgttaataattttctcttattttgcatataaattataaactttattttattttgttaacaattgtCTCCTACTTTTCCTTTAGATCttataagtaataataataataataataataataataataataagaataataataataataataataataataaattatattaataaaatcaaacaaaataattaaatcgaagaaaaaatacatcaaattgaagaacaaaaatacatcaaatttaaattaatgttcACCTAAATGACCTACAAGTTCCACATCTAGGATAGAGTTGAGGTTGTTCTGGTTGATCctcattttgatcattatcCTTATCGTaatttttatatagattaaaaCCACTATCACATGCCTCCATATAATTTTGAGTCTCAGGGTTATACATGGAATCAAAAACAGTATAAGCCAACTTTGTGCactgagttccaaacaaattatagaaaatccAATGTTCTGTCTGATGACCAGAGGTTGGTATTTTTGGCACTGACAGAACATAATACTGAGTCGGCATTTCTGCAGATACATGTACATGCGGTGGCGATAATGGAACATAATATGGAACTTTTGTAGGGGCATGTAGGTGAGGTGATGATAAAGACAGTTCTATTGTTTCTTATATGGTTTGTTCTTATGGGGTTGATTGGGAGGTCGACTGCACATGAGGATATGACGACGGTTGCAAACGGGGATCACGCATATATTGTTCAACAAACATAAATAACTTGGTGcactaattcatatattttgtgTTGTGACATAAAACACCTTCTACGGATTTACCTTGCAATACGTAACTCTCACGCTTGTTCTAATGTTTAATCTCTTCTTTCCAAACTTGGTTGCAATTATCATCAATGTCACACCTCATGTTGATCCCATCGTAGATTTTCATGTCCTCTGGTGGTTGTGGTATTTGTTGATGGAAGTCGAACATAAATGCGACTTTAtcaatatcatatttttcaacaatatgataACAATGCAAATAGGTACATGCAATCCATGTGTCCATCTCTTCTTCGAAAACTTCGTGTTGGAACCCGAGGTACGATTTCCAATAAAACTGACATGTAAAAAAATAAGCTAAAGTAAATATAAGAagtataaaaaacaatataattaaaaaaatgtgcaaataaatgtgaatgaatatattacttcctcAACCATCATGTGATCGATTGTTTTTCGGTATCCTTCTTTGTCGTTATGAGGAACTTTATTGAAATTTAGACCACTAGAATTAAATatgttgaatatataaaaaataaaaagaataatataataaaattagtaatatggTAAGtagttgattttaaaaaagaaaaaaaataaataaaatttatttgcaatAGTTATCTTTATGCAAGTGAAAAAATATCCATGCATTGGGTGATTATGGAGCCACACAAGACAAACGATACTATGCCCAGTTTGGTAACAACAATGCACATCCTTCTATATACATTACATTGAGTTTCATAGCAAGACACAATTCTCTATAAAGTGTTGTTAAAACTGTTGAACTTCAATTATATTGAGATGTCTTACTTGAATCCTTTAAtagtgaaagatattttaaatatacacGATTTGCCTCATACATGCACAAATTCTACATTGTCACAAGATCATCAGAAGCTCgattctaacatgatatgtACAAGCGTAATGCAAGTTTTGAAAGTGAAACCTTCAATCAAAGTGAAAGTCATTATTGCTCAGGTTCAAGCTTTGCACAATTACACAGTAAGTCATAGAAATATTTGGATATCCAAAAATAAAGCGATCGAACAAATTTATGACAATTGAGAAGAGTCTTGCAATCAACTCCCATAACGATTGTTGGTTATGTGAATGTTTGCTCCAGGAACCAAAGTAgaaatgaaaacaatttcagCTTATCATGAGAATAGTTTGATAAGTGGGATAATGATCTTTCATCAATTATTTTGGGATTTTGTTTCGTGGACCACAAGACAATAAATCCAAGAGAAGGACAAcaaccaattggtcatttcactGTCAATCTTCCTAACAAGTGGTGCGACTGTGAGAAATATCAAGCTATACATATGCCTTGTTCACATGTTATAGTAGCATGTTCTAACATAAAATATGATTGTTGAAGGCTTATACCTAATGTGTATAAGGTGGAAACAGTATTAAAAGTCTACGATGGAACGTTCCAACTTATTCCAAACAAAGGATATTGGGCAGAATATGAATGTATTAAGGTGTGTCACAATCCTCAAATGCGGAGAGTCAATAAAAGGTCGCCCAAAAAGTTAACGCGTTAAAACATAAATGGAAACTACAGAAAAAGTACCAAAAAAGTGCGGATTATGTCGGTTCTCTGGTCATACTAGGAAACATTGTCCAAACGATGGTAACACATCTActcaaatttaatgtatttttttcttcaatttaatgtatttttttatattattaatataatttaatatttttttaattataatttattattattattatttttattaattttatttattagatccgtAG
It includes:
- the LOC101494095 gene encoding uncharacterized protein, with amino-acid sequence MENDTQTDAKDEVLSVELSAPPSWKKLFFPKKVGTPRKSEIVFVAPTGEEISSKKQLEQYLKVHPGNPNISEFDWGTGETPRRSARISEKVKSTPPPAETEPPKKRSRKSSGSKKDGKETETDQSPSAENKAKSSVADPNDTDNNNDNDKTKTDAEEIKQSNVEGENVTSEKPQVEETSKVEQGEQLVEEALIAVVVEKPQEEAPVESEKENGTIDSNKQEKIDAVENEGAEKVSLDVEDINGKTEINEGAEKASLDVEDINSKTEINEGAEKASLDVEDINSKTEINEGAEKASLDVEDINGKTEINEGAEKASLDVEDINGKTEISASDEKETIQGEEQVKKMVDNESVIWSSAQ